One window of the Pseudomonas lurida genome contains the following:
- a CDS encoding DUF2599 domain-containing protein, which yields MNARIANMVVVVIVLLCGGWGRTVIAGPAEDFIGQEAVKVLRDRYNDTRDGCPNAPGIVCNGVLLRSTVPGPTFRFWGISPNAAKKNGLSFSYLRKDIKFDRTIRDDDNGYFVDPPIGNRSNKEDVNILCATPKDSWSDFRNEQGCGISANTGAVSASCETQGITTGAQWMTKFQADGFDNQKQCGFNLREGRGAAGVTAFKAFVDASKMLSPQPLNQQNEVILAIADPADVNNRIYWNDSSPKTLPLRALYFIPDKEGRGQGQLDAQYDQGDYCKYTGEFMPIVRLTLPKAPDQDATFTYDPADQKSCVAPAAVGKYIEKGEWISRYDPGTKQVEWSLALTPTTLGRNVRDDAETELVIAEIRSLFGKDHQWQSPPGRGASMREQLICHYLDARNKPVWNLEPFRPAATTAQSRQYGCNHL from the coding sequence ATGAATGCCAGGATTGCCAATATGGTTGTGGTTGTGATTGTGCTTCTTTGCGGTGGTTGGGGACGGACTGTTATTGCCGGCCCCGCTGAAGATTTCATTGGACAGGAGGCCGTCAAGGTGTTGCGTGACCGTTATAATGACACTCGCGATGGCTGCCCAAATGCCCCCGGTATCGTGTGTAATGGCGTTTTATTAAGGTCCACTGTGCCTGGGCCTACGTTCAGGTTTTGGGGCATCAGCCCCAATGCAGCGAAGAAAAATGGCCTGTCATTTTCTTATCTGCGTAAGGATATAAAGTTCGATAGAACTATCCGGGATGATGACAACGGCTATTTTGTCGATCCGCCTATTGGAAATCGCTCTAACAAGGAGGATGTCAATATTTTGTGTGCGACACCCAAGGATTCGTGGTCTGATTTTCGCAATGAACAGGGGTGTGGGATAAGTGCCAATACCGGGGCCGTCAGTGCGTCGTGTGAAACACAGGGCATTACAACCGGTGCACAGTGGATGACTAAGTTTCAGGCGGATGGCTTCGATAATCAAAAACAATGTGGTTTTAATCTCAGGGAAGGAAGGGGCGCCGCCGGGGTCACTGCGTTTAAAGCTTTCGTAGACGCTTCAAAAATGCTGTCACCGCAACCCCTGAATCAACAAAATGAAGTGATCTTGGCGATCGCCGACCCTGCTGATGTAAATAACCGTATTTATTGGAACGATTCTTCGCCGAAAACACTGCCCCTACGTGCGTTGTATTTCATCCCTGATAAAGAGGGCAGGGGCCAGGGACAACTCGATGCTCAATATGACCAGGGCGACTATTGCAAATACACAGGGGAATTCATGCCGATCGTCAGGCTGACACTGCCCAAAGCGCCTGATCAAGATGCAACGTTCACCTACGATCCAGCAGACCAGAAAAGCTGCGTAGCACCGGCAGCGGTTGGTAAATATATCGAAAAAGGAGAATGGATCTCTCGCTATGACCCCGGTACTAAGCAGGTTGAATGGTCACTGGCCCTGACCCCCACCACTCTCGGTCGCAATGTCAGGGACGATGCAGAAACCGAGTTGGTAATTGCGGAAATCAGGTCGCTGTTTGGCAAAGACCACCAGTGGCAATCCCCACCGGGTCGCGGGGCAAGTATGCGTGAACAATTGATTTGCCATTATCTGGACGCGCGCAATAAACCCGTATGGAACCTGGAGCCATTCCGTCCGGCAGCGACAACGGCGCAGTCACGCCAGTACGGCTGTAACCATTTGTGA
- a CDS encoding glutaredoxin family protein: protein MLGGVFKKVLLVLLVVVVIQNWGKIERVFNPSQVAPEHVRASAHVVLYATEWCGYCKQIRRFLDQKGIPYQAFDIEKDAQARKAYEALGGGGIPFVDVNGTLIRDFDPQAILRALP, encoded by the coding sequence ATGCTCGGCGGGGTTTTCAAGAAAGTCCTGCTGGTATTGCTGGTCGTGGTAGTGATCCAGAACTGGGGCAAGATCGAGCGGGTGTTCAACCCCTCGCAGGTGGCCCCTGAGCACGTGCGCGCCTCGGCGCACGTGGTGCTTTATGCCACCGAGTGGTGTGGGTACTGCAAGCAGATCCGCCGGTTCCTGGACCAGAAAGGCATTCCCTACCAGGCGTTCGATATCGAGAAAGACGCCCAGGCACGCAAGGCGTATGAGGCGTTGGGGGGTGGTGGGATTCCGTTTGTGGACGTAAATGGCACGCTGATTCGCGATTTTGATCCGCAGGCCATACTGCGCGCGCTCCCCTGA
- the yejK gene encoding nucleoid-associated protein YejK, whose amino-acid sequence MPIRHCIVHLIDKKPDGTPAVLHARDSELAESAAIENMLADLNESYNAKQGKAWGFFHAESGAHPFSGWLKEYFDGGQDFTTFSRTAVEHLQKLMEESNLSTGGHVLFAHYQQGMTDYLAIALLHHSEGVAVTDELDVTPSRHLDLGQLHLAARINVSEWQNNKQSKQYISFIKGKNGKKVSEYFRDFIGCQEGVDGPGETRTLLKAFSDFVESEDLPDESAREKTKTLVDYASSQAKLGEPMGLEELSGLIDEDRPKAFYDHIRNKDYGLSPEIPADKRTLNQFRRFTGRAEGLSISFEAHLLGDKIEYDEAAGTLIIKGLPTQLTDQLKRRN is encoded by the coding sequence ATGCCGATCCGTCACTGCATCGTCCACCTGATCGACAAAAAACCCGACGGCACACCTGCAGTTCTTCACGCCCGCGACTCCGAGCTTGCCGAGTCGGCCGCCATCGAGAACATGCTTGCCGACCTCAACGAGAGCTACAACGCCAAACAAGGCAAGGCCTGGGGTTTCTTCCATGCCGAGTCCGGCGCGCACCCGTTCAGCGGCTGGTTGAAGGAGTATTTCGACGGTGGGCAGGATTTCACCACCTTCAGCCGCACCGCTGTCGAGCACCTGCAGAAGCTGATGGAAGAGTCCAACCTCTCCACCGGCGGCCATGTGCTGTTTGCCCACTACCAACAGGGCATGACCGACTACCTGGCCATCGCCCTGCTGCACCACAGCGAAGGCGTGGCGGTGACCGACGAGCTGGACGTGACCCCCTCGCGTCACTTGGACCTCGGTCAACTGCACCTTGCGGCACGGATCAACGTCTCCGAGTGGCAGAACAACAAGCAATCCAAGCAATACATCTCCTTTATCAAGGGCAAGAACGGCAAGAAGGTCTCGGAGTACTTCCGCGACTTCATCGGCTGCCAGGAAGGCGTCGACGGCCCGGGTGAAACCCGTACCCTGCTCAAGGCCTTCAGCGATTTCGTCGAAAGCGAAGACCTGCCGGACGAGTCCGCCCGCGAAAAAACCAAGACCCTGGTGGACTACGCCAGCAGCCAGGCCAAGCTGGGTGAACCGATGGGCCTGGAAGAACTCTCCGGGTTGATCGATGAAGATCGGCCAAAAGCGTTCTACGATCACATCCGCAACAAGGACTACGGCCTGTCGCCAGAAATCCCGGCCGACAAACGCACCCTCAACCAGTTCCGCCGCTTCACCGGCCGTGCCGAAGGCCTGTCCATCAGCTTTGAGGCCCATTTGCTGGGCGACAAGATCGAATACGACGAAGCCGCCGGTACCTTGATCATCAAGGGCCTGCCCACCCAACTGACCGATCAGCTCAAGCGCCGTAACTGA
- a CDS encoding HU family DNA-binding protein has translation MAITKDQLIADLAEAVDAPKTTVRALLDQLSQVVADQLENGGEITLPGVGKLKVTERPARTGRNPSTGAAIEIAAKKVIKLVVAKGLTDAVNK, from the coding sequence ATGGCTATTACTAAAGACCAACTGATCGCTGACCTGGCTGAAGCAGTAGACGCACCGAAAACTACCGTGCGCGCTCTGCTGGACCAACTGAGCCAAGTTGTTGCTGATCAGCTGGAAAACGGCGGCGAAATCACTCTGCCAGGCGTTGGCAAACTGAAAGTGACCGAGCGTCCTGCCCGTACTGGCCGTAACCCTTCGACTGGCGCTGCCATCGAAATCGCTGCCAAGAAAGTTATCAAGCTGGTTGTGGCCAAAGGCCTGACCGACGCTGTTAACAAGTAA
- the rlmF gene encoding 23S rRNA (adenine(1618)-N(6))-methyltransferase RlmF — protein MTAPSTPKPPRKKPKTAATAKPVTPRKEATLHPRNRHTGRYDFPALIKTTPELAQFVIMNPYGKESIDFASPDAVRVFNRALLKAFYGIQHWDIPADYLCPPVPGRADYVHFLADLLASGNDGKIPRGSIVKVLDIGMGANCVYPLIGYMEYRWNFLGSEVDPTAVAAAKAIVQSNDLSKVIQLRQQTNPKQILLGLLEPGERFDLTMCNPPFHASMEEATKGSERKWRALGKADPKRKLPVLNFGGQSAELWCEGGEARFVTQLIAESAHFAHKVLWFSTLVSKASNLPAIETALKKAGVLESHVVEMSQGQKQSRFVAWTFQTKNEQQIWRQRWVR, from the coding sequence ATGACCGCCCCCAGCACGCCAAAACCTCCGCGCAAGAAGCCTAAAACCGCAGCCACGGCCAAACCCGTCACGCCGCGCAAAGAGGCCACTCTGCACCCGCGCAACCGCCACACAGGCCGTTACGACTTCCCGGCGCTGATCAAGACCACGCCGGAACTGGCGCAGTTCGTGATCATGAACCCGTACGGCAAGGAAAGCATCGACTTCGCCAGCCCCGATGCGGTGCGCGTGTTCAACCGCGCGTTGCTGAAAGCCTTCTATGGCATCCAGCACTGGGACATCCCGGCGGATTACCTGTGCCCACCGGTGCCGGGGCGTGCCGACTACGTGCACTTTCTCGCCGACCTGCTGGCCAGCGGCAATGACGGCAAGATCCCGCGCGGTTCGATCGTCAAGGTGCTGGACATCGGCATGGGCGCCAACTGCGTCTACCCGCTGATTGGCTACATGGAGTACCGCTGGAATTTCCTCGGCTCCGAGGTCGACCCTACCGCCGTGGCTGCCGCCAAAGCCATCGTGCAGTCCAACGACCTGAGCAAGGTCATCCAGTTGCGCCAGCAAACCAACCCCAAGCAGATCCTGCTGGGCCTGCTGGAACCGGGTGAGCGCTTTGACCTGACCATGTGCAACCCACCGTTCCACGCGTCCATGGAAGAAGCCACCAAGGGCAGCGAGCGCAAGTGGCGCGCCCTGGGCAAGGCGGACCCCAAGCGCAAGCTGCCAGTATTGAACTTTGGCGGCCAATCGGCCGAACTGTGGTGTGAAGGCGGTGAAGCGCGCTTTGTGACGCAGCTGATTGCCGAGAGCGCGCACTTTGCCCACAAGGTGTTGTGGTTCAGCACCCTGGTGTCAAAAGCGTCGAACTTGCCCGCGATCGAGACAGCCCTGAAAAAAGCCGGCGTGCTGGAAAGCCACGTGGTGGAAATGTCCCAGGGACAGAAACAAAGCCGCTTCGTGGCCTGGACCTTCCAGACCAAGAACGAGCAACAGATCTGGCGCCAGCGCTGGGTGCGCTAA
- a CDS encoding valine--tRNA ligase has translation MDKTYQPHAIETSWYETWESENYFAPQGAGDSYTIMIPPPNVTGSLHMGHGFNNAIMDALIRFRRMQGRNTLWQPGTDHAGIATQMLVERQLEATGQSRHDLGREKFLEKIWEWKDQSGGNISRQIRRLGSSVDWSRERFTMDDGLSEAVKEAFVRLHEDGLIYRGKRLVNWDTKLHTAISDLEVENHDEKGFLWNLKYPLADGAKTAEGNDYLIVATTRPETMLGDAAVAVNPNDERYQALIGKFVELPLVGRRIPIIADEYCDPEFGTGCVKITPAHDFNDYEVGKRHNLPLLNIFDKNAAVLPACQVFNLDGTLNDSIDGKIPAEYAGLDRFEARKQIVAAFDAAGLLVSVDDHGLKVPKGDRSGTVIEPWLTDQWYVSTKPLAEPAIAAVEDGRIQFVPKQYENMYFSWMRDIQDWCISRQLWWGHRIPAWYDESGKVYVGRDEAEVRAKHNLGADVVLQQDNDVLDTWFSSGLWTFSTLGWPQQTEFLKKFHSTDVLVTGFDIIFFWVARMIMLTMHLVKNEDGTPQVPFKTVYVHGLVRDGQGQKMSKSKGNVLDPLDIIDGIDLETLVQKRTSGLMQPKLAKKIEKQTRDEFADGIASYGTDALRFTFCSLASTGRDIKFDMGRVEGYRNFCNKIWNAARYVLDKGEDCGQNGEAVELSLADRWIISQLQRTEAEVTRQLDQFRFDLAAQALYEFIWNQYCDWYLELSKPVLWDENAPIERQRGTRRTLVRVLEVALRLAHPFMPFITEEIWQRLAPLAGIEGKTIMLQPWPVANEARIDEAAESDIEWLKTLMLGTRNIRAEMNIGPGKPLAVFVKNASTEDQRRLTENDALLKKLAKLESITVLAADAEAPLSATALVGDMEVLVPMAGLIDKGAELARLDKEIARLQGEVQRVGGKLSNAAFVDKAPPQVIEKERAKLAEAEQALGKLAEQHARISSL, from the coding sequence ATGGATAAGACCTACCAGCCGCACGCTATTGAAACTTCCTGGTACGAGACCTGGGAGTCCGAGAATTATTTCGCCCCGCAAGGCGCGGGCGATTCCTACACCATCATGATTCCGCCCCCGAACGTCACTGGCAGCCTGCACATGGGCCATGGCTTCAATAATGCGATCATGGATGCGTTGATCCGTTTCCGCCGCATGCAGGGCCGCAACACCCTGTGGCAGCCGGGCACCGACCACGCCGGTATCGCCACCCAAATGCTGGTGGAACGCCAACTCGAAGCCACCGGCCAGAGCCGTCACGACCTGGGCCGCGAGAAATTCCTGGAAAAGATCTGGGAATGGAAAGACCAGTCCGGCGGCAATATCAGCCGTCAGATCCGTCGCCTGGGTTCGTCCGTGGACTGGAGCCGCGAGCGCTTCACCATGGACGACGGCCTGTCGGAAGCCGTGAAAGAGGCCTTCGTGCGCCTGCATGAAGACGGCCTGATCTACCGCGGCAAGCGCCTGGTCAACTGGGACACCAAGTTGCACACGGCCATTTCCGACCTCGAAGTGGAAAACCACGACGAGAAAGGCTTCCTGTGGAACCTCAAGTACCCGTTGGCCGACGGCGCCAAGACCGCTGAAGGCAACGACTACCTGATCGTCGCCACCACGCGCCCGGAAACCATGCTCGGCGACGCCGCCGTCGCGGTTAACCCGAACGACGAACGCTACCAGGCGCTGATCGGCAAGTTTGTCGAGCTGCCGCTGGTGGGCCGTCGCATCCCGATTATCGCGGACGAGTACTGCGACCCTGAATTCGGCACCGGCTGCGTGAAAATCACCCCAGCCCACGATTTCAACGACTATGAAGTGGGCAAGCGCCATAACCTGCCGCTGCTGAACATCTTCGACAAGAATGCCGCCGTTCTGCCGGCCTGCCAGGTGTTCAACCTGGACGGCACGCTGAACGACAGCATCGACGGCAAGATCCCGGCTGAATACGCAGGCCTCGACCGTTTTGAAGCGCGCAAGCAGATCGTCGCCGCCTTCGACGCCGCCGGCCTGTTGGTCAGCGTTGACGACCACGGCCTGAAAGTGCCGAAGGGCGACCGCTCCGGCACCGTGATCGAGCCGTGGCTGACCGACCAGTGGTACGTGTCCACCAAGCCGCTGGCAGAACCTGCCATTGCCGCAGTGGAAGACGGCCGTATCCAGTTCGTGCCCAAGCAGTACGAAAACATGTACTTCTCGTGGATGCGTGACATACAGGATTGGTGCATCAGCCGCCAGCTGTGGTGGGGCCACCGCATTCCGGCCTGGTACGACGAGTCGGGCAAGGTCTATGTCGGCCGCGATGAAGCCGAAGTGCGCGCCAAGCACAACCTGGGTGCAGACGTCGTGCTGCAACAGGACAACGACGTTCTGGACACCTGGTTCAGTTCGGGCCTGTGGACCTTCTCTACCCTGGGTTGGCCGCAGCAGACCGAATTCCTGAAGAAATTCCACTCCACCGACGTGCTGGTCACCGGTTTCGATATCATTTTCTTCTGGGTTGCCCGGATGATCATGCTGACCATGCACTTGGTGAAGAACGAGGACGGCACCCCGCAGGTACCGTTCAAGACCGTGTATGTGCACGGCCTGGTGCGTGATGGCCAGGGCCAGAAGATGTCCAAGTCCAAGGGCAACGTCCTGGACCCGCTGGACATCATCGACGGCATCGACCTGGAAACCCTGGTGCAGAAGCGCACCTCGGGCCTGATGCAGCCGAAACTGGCGAAGAAGATCGAGAAGCAGACACGCGACGAATTCGCCGACGGTATCGCCAGCTATGGCACCGATGCCCTGCGTTTCACCTTCTGCTCGCTGGCGTCCACTGGTCGCGACATCAAGTTCGACATGGGCCGCGTCGAAGGCTATCGCAACTTCTGCAACAAGATCTGGAACGCTGCGCGCTACGTGCTGGATAAAGGCGAAGACTGCGGCCAGAACGGCGAAGCCGTCGAACTGAGCCTGGCCGACCGCTGGATCATCTCGCAGCTGCAGCGCACTGAAGCCGAGGTGACCCGCCAACTCGACCAGTTCCGTTTTGACCTGGCCGCACAGGCCTTGTACGAGTTCATCTGGAACCAGTATTGCGACTGGTACCTGGAACTGTCCAAGCCCGTGCTGTGGGACGAAAACGCGCCAATCGAACGCCAGCGCGGCACTCGCCGTACCCTGGTGCGCGTATTGGAAGTGGCGCTGCGCCTGGCGCACCCGTTCATGCCGTTCATCACCGAAGAAATCTGGCAGCGCCTGGCGCCGCTGGCCGGCATCGAAGGCAAGACCATCATGCTGCAACCTTGGCCGGTGGCCAACGAAGCACGCATCGATGAGGCCGCCGAAAGTGATATCGAATGGCTCAAGACGCTGATGCTTGGCACGCGCAACATCCGCGCCGAGATGAACATCGGCCCGGGCAAGCCACTGGCAGTGTTCGTGAAGAACGCCAGCACCGAAGACCAGCGTCGCCTCACTGAGAACGATGCGCTGCTCAAGAAACTGGCCAAGCTGGAGTCGATCACCGTATTGGCGGCCGATGCAGAAGCGCCTCTGTCCGCCACCGCACTGGTCGGCGACATGGAAGTGCTGGTGCCGATGGCCGGCCTGATCGACAAGGGCGCCGAACTGGCCCGTCTCGACAAGGAAATCGCGCGCCTGCAAGGCGAAGTGCAGCGGGTGGGCGGCAAGCTGTCCAACGCGGCCTTCGTCGACAAGGCACCGCCGCAAGTGATCGAGAAAGAACGCGCCAAGCTGGCCGAGGCGGAACAGGCCTTGGGCAAGCTGGCGGAGCAACATGCGCGAATTTCCAGCCTGTAA
- a CDS encoding DNA polymerase III subunit chi, translated as MTQVDFYILPSADPLARLDFACKLTEKAWRMGHRIYLHCSDAAQREELDARLWRFKGESFVPHGPAESEPEGLVVLGLGDTCGDHHDLLVNLDLKVPPFAKAFARVAEVVVEDPAIRQAARESFRFYREQGYPLQDHRLQRL; from the coding sequence ATGACCCAAGTCGACTTCTATATATTGCCCAGCGCCGACCCACTCGCGCGCCTGGACTTTGCCTGCAAACTCACCGAAAAAGCCTGGCGCATGGGCCACCGCATCTACCTGCATTGCAGCGATGCCGCCCAGCGTGAAGAGCTAGACGCCCGCCTGTGGCGCTTCAAGGGTGAAAGCTTCGTGCCCCACGGACCCGCCGAGTCTGAACCTGAAGGCCTGGTGGTGCTGGGCCTGGGCGACACTTGCGGCGATCACCATGACCTGCTGGTCAACCTGGACCTGAAAGTACCGCCGTTTGCCAAGGCATTCGCCCGTGTGGCGGAAGTCGTGGTGGAGGATCCGGCTATTCGTCAGGCCGCGCGGGAGAGTTTCCGTTTCTACCGCGAACAGGGCTATCCTCTGCAAGATCACCGGCTACAACGACTTTGA
- a CDS encoding leucyl aminopeptidase — MELVVKSVSPETLKTATLVVAIGEGRKLGVAAKQLDELSGGAISAVLKRGDLAGKVGQSLLLQSLPNLKADRVLLVGMGKDAELGDRPFRKIISGILNTLKGLGGSDAALALDEIVVKGRDSYGKTRLLAETLVDGGYSFDQFKSQKAEPRALKKITLLTIKAAQAEVERAVTHAQAIANGMSFTRDLGNLPPNICHPTFLGEQAKALGKEFKGLKVEVLDEKKIKELGMGSFYAVGQGSDQPPRLIVMQYNGGKKSEKPYALVGKGITFDTGGISLKPGLGMDEMKYDMGGAASVFGTLRAVLELKLPINLVCILACAENMPSGGATRPGDIVTTLSGQTVEILNTDAEGRLVLCDALTYAERFKPQAVIDIATLTGACIVALGSHTSGLLGNSDELIEQLLSAGKAADDRAWQLPLFDEYQEQLDSPFADIANIGGPKAGTITAACFLSRFAKNFNWAHLDIAGTAWTSGGKDKGATGRPVPLLTQYLLDRAKA; from the coding sequence ATGGAATTGGTTGTAAAAAGCGTTAGCCCCGAAACGTTGAAAACCGCCACCCTCGTGGTCGCCATCGGCGAAGGCCGCAAGCTCGGCGTTGCTGCCAAGCAACTCGACGAACTCAGCGGCGGCGCTATCAGCGCAGTGCTCAAGCGCGGCGACCTGGCCGGCAAAGTCGGCCAGAGCCTGCTGCTGCAAAGCCTGCCCAACCTCAAGGCCGACCGCGTATTGCTGGTAGGCATGGGCAAGGATGCCGAGCTGGGCGACCGTCCGTTCCGCAAAATCATCAGCGGCATCCTCAACACGCTCAAGGGCCTGGGCGGCAGCGATGCAGCATTGGCACTCGATGAAATCGTTGTAAAAGGCCGCGACAGCTACGGCAAGACCCGCCTGCTGGCCGAAACCCTGGTAGACGGTGGTTACAGCTTCGACCAGTTCAAGAGCCAGAAAGCCGAACCGCGCGCACTGAAGAAAATCACCCTGCTGACCATCAAGGCTGCCCAAGCTGAAGTCGAGCGCGCCGTGACCCACGCGCAGGCCATTGCCAACGGCATGTCCTTCACCCGCGACCTGGGCAACCTGCCACCGAACATCTGCCACCCGACTTTCCTGGGCGAACAAGCCAAGGCACTGGGCAAAGAGTTCAAGGGCCTGAAAGTCGAAGTGCTGGACGAGAAGAAGATCAAGGAACTGGGCATGGGCTCGTTCTATGCCGTGGGCCAGGGCAGCGACCAGCCGCCACGCTTGATCGTGATGCAATACAACGGCGGCAAGAAGTCCGAGAAGCCTTACGCCCTCGTCGGCAAAGGCATCACCTTCGACACCGGCGGCATCAGCCTCAAGCCGGGCCTGGGCATGGACGAGATGAAGTACGACATGGGTGGCGCCGCCAGCGTGTTCGGTACCCTGCGCGCCGTGCTGGAACTCAAGCTGCCGATCAACCTGGTGTGCATCCTGGCCTGCGCCGAGAACATGCCGAGCGGCGGCGCAACCCGTCCGGGCGACATCGTCACCACCCTGAGCGGCCAGACCGTCGAGATCCTCAACACCGACGCCGAAGGCCGCCTGGTGCTGTGCGATGCCCTGACCTACGCCGAGCGCTTCAAGCCGCAAGCCGTGATCGATATCGCCACCCTGACCGGTGCCTGCATCGTCGCCCTGGGTTCCCACACCTCGGGCCTGCTGGGCAACAGCGATGAACTGATCGAGCAACTGCTCAGCGCCGGCAAGGCGGCTGACGACCGCGCCTGGCAACTGCCGCTGTTCGACGAGTATCAGGAACAGCTGGACAGCCCGTTCGCCGACATCGCCAACATCGGCGGGCCGAAAGCCGGCACCATCACCGCTGCCTGCTTCCTGTCGCGCTTTGCCAAGAACTTCAACTGGGCCCACCTGGACATCGCCGGCACGGCCTGGACCAGCGGCGGCAAGGACAAGGGCGCCACTGGCCGTCCGGTGCCACTGCTGACCCAATACCTGCTGGATCGCGCCAAGGCTTAA
- the lptF gene encoding LPS export ABC transporter permease LptF, translating to MIVFRYLSREVLLTLSAVSAVLLVIIMSGRFVKYLAQAASGALDPGSLFLIMGFRLPGFLQLILPLGLFLGILLAYGRLYLESEMTVLSATGMSQQRLLGMTMIPAAGVALIVAWLSLSLAPQGAMQFQLVLNKQDAMTEFDTLEPGRFQALNDGSRVTYTETLTDDRANLGGVFISEKRLGQDKKDRGISVLVADSGRQEVRPDGSRYLILENGYRYDGSPGMADYRAIKYDTYGVMLARPDISDEVTDRDAIPTTDLFGSKELRSIAELQWRISLPLLVFIVTLMAVPLSRVNPRQGRFLKLLPAILLYMAYLTILISARGSLEKGKLSPTLGLWWVHGIFLVIGLGLLYWEPIRLKMMSRRGQKELARG from the coding sequence TTGATTGTCTTCCGTTATCTGTCCCGCGAAGTCCTGTTGACCCTGAGTGCCGTGAGTGCGGTATTGCTGGTCATCATCATGAGTGGTCGTTTCGTCAAATACCTGGCTCAGGCTGCTTCCGGCGCCCTTGATCCGGGCTCGTTGTTCCTGATCATGGGCTTTCGCCTGCCGGGCTTCCTGCAGCTGATCCTGCCGCTTGGCCTGTTCCTCGGGATCCTGCTGGCGTACGGCCGGCTGTACCTCGAAAGCGAAATGACTGTGCTCTCGGCCACCGGAATGAGCCAGCAGCGCCTGCTGGGCATGACCATGATCCCGGCCGCCGGTGTTGCGCTGATCGTTGCCTGGCTGAGCCTGAGCCTGGCGCCCCAGGGCGCCATGCAATTCCAACTGGTGCTGAACAAGCAGGACGCGATGACCGAGTTCGACACCCTCGAGCCGGGCCGCTTTCAGGCGCTCAATGACGGTTCGCGGGTGACCTACACCGAAACCCTGACCGACGATCGCGCCAACCTGGGCGGTGTGTTCATCTCCGAGAAGCGTCTGGGCCAGGACAAGAAAGACCGCGGTATTTCCGTATTGGTGGCTGATTCCGGTCGCCAGGAAGTCCGTCCTGACGGCAGCCGCTACCTGATCCTGGAAAATGGCTATCGGTATGACGGCAGCCCTGGCATGGCCGACTATCGCGCGATCAAGTACGACACCTATGGCGTGATGCTGGCCCGCCCGGATATCAGCGACGAAGTCACCGACCGCGACGCCATCCCGACCACCGATCTGTTCGGCAGCAAGGAATTGCGCTCCATCGCCGAGCTGCAATGGCGGATTTCCCTGCCGCTGCTGGTGTTTATCGTCACCCTGATGGCGGTGCCGCTGTCGCGCGTCAACCCGCGCCAAGGCCGTTTCCTCAAGCTGTTGCCGGCGATCCTGCTGTACATGGCTTACCTCACCATCCTGATTTCCGCCCGTGGCTCCCTGGAGAAAGGCAAGCTGTCGCCGACCCTGGGCCTGTGGTGGGTGCACGGAATCTTCCTGGTGATCGGCCTGGGGCTGCTCTACTGGGAACCGATACGTTTGAAAATGATGAGCCGTCGTGGCCAGAAGGAGTTGGCTCGTGGCTAA